The following are encoded together in the Methanofollis sp. UBA420 genome:
- a CDS encoding putative sulfate/molybdate transporter: protein MTGPGEEVRKGSGLRFNLSEAAGSVGDFGTILPIVLGVALVCNVNLSYIFLFFALWYVISGLYYRLPIPVEPLKAVGAIAIAEGLTAGEIAASGLIMGVLFLALGLVGGMRYLSDRIPTSVVRGVQAGLALLLLKTSFGFVAADPLFAGISVGVVILFFLAALRWKVKDLSALLVLGIGVGAGVLSAGLPSLSAISLPAFVLPNPADFFFAAWYLVPPQIPLTLTNAILATALLTRDLFRTEVDPDRLSRTIGVMNLVSVPFGGFPMCHGAGGLAAHYRFGARTGGSNIIAGVIFLGFALFFASPESLALIPIGVFGGLLIFAAVELGKHSMKTDSIFVTVVIAALSVLMNITVGFVIGLMLAWALERYGRAKAAKRGS, encoded by the coding sequence GTGACAGGGCCGGGAGAGGAAGTACGAAAAGGATCTGGCCTACGATTCAATCTCAGTGAGGCCGCAGGATCTGTCGGAGACTTCGGCACCATCCTCCCCATCGTGCTCGGCGTCGCCCTTGTCTGCAACGTGAACCTCTCGTACATCTTTCTCTTCTTCGCCCTCTGGTACGTGATCTCCGGCCTCTACTATCGCCTGCCCATCCCGGTCGAACCCCTGAAGGCCGTCGGGGCGATCGCGATCGCGGAGGGCCTCACCGCGGGGGAGATCGCAGCTTCAGGACTGATCATGGGCGTCCTCTTCCTTGCCCTCGGCCTCGTCGGGGGCATGCGCTATCTCAGCGACCGTATCCCGACCTCTGTCGTCCGCGGTGTGCAGGCAGGCCTCGCTCTCCTCCTCCTGAAGACTTCTTTCGGATTCGTCGCCGCCGACCCCCTCTTCGCCGGGATCTCGGTGGGCGTCGTCATCCTGTTCTTCCTCGCCGCGCTCCGCTGGAAGGTTAAAGACCTCTCGGCCCTCCTCGTCCTCGGGATCGGTGTCGGTGCGGGCGTGCTCAGCGCGGGCCTCCCGTCTCTCTCTGCGATATCCCTGCCCGCGTTCGTCCTCCCGAACCCTGCCGACTTCTTCTTCGCCGCATGGTACCTCGTCCCCCCGCAGATCCCCCTGACCCTCACCAATGCCATCCTTGCCACGGCCCTCCTGACGCGGGACCTCTTCAGGACAGAGGTCGACCCCGACCGCCTTTCCCGGACGATCGGCGTCATGAACCTCGTCTCCGTTCCCTTCGGAGGATTTCCCATGTGCCACGGGGCCGGCGGCCTTGCCGCCCATTACAGGTTCGGCGCACGGACAGGGGGCTCGAATATCATCGCCGGGGTCATCTTCCTGGGCTTCGCCCTCTTCTTCGCCTCGCCTGAGAGCCTCGCCCTGATCCCGATAGGGGTCTTCGGCGGCCTCCTCATCTTTGCGGCGGTCGAACTCGGCAAACACAGCATGAAGACCGATTCCATCTTTGTGACCGTGGTCATCGCCGCCCTCTCCGTCCTCATGAACATCACGGTGGGATTTGTCATCGGGCTGATGCTTGCCTGGGCCCTGGAAAGGTACGGGAGGGCCAAGGCAGCAAAAAGAGGCAGCTAA
- a CDS encoding ABC transporter ATP-binding protein, with amino-acid sequence MIELRHVAKNFGEKVVLKDVNAAIQDGEIFAIIGPSGSGKSTLLRLINLLDTPSGGEILLDGAAIHADRGSALGFRRRMAMVFQKPAAFNETVYDNIAIGLRIRHVPEAGIREKIMAALEVIGLSGYETRKAKTLSGGEMQRVAIARAVVTDPAVLLLDEPTANLDPVATEAIEDLVVRINREMNQTVVLSTHDMLQGQRLAHRIGVLMDGVFAQIGTPREVFAMPENRYVARFVGIENIIGGEVRENSDGVAAIAAGGVTIAAVTPLGPGTKVCACIKPEDITIHLADGTGISARNVLSGRVTGVRAYGPLNHLTVDCGIPFTVLVTWKSAEELGIREGMAVKISFKASAVHVVED; translated from the coding sequence ATGATCGAACTCAGGCATGTTGCAAAGAATTTCGGGGAAAAGGTCGTCCTGAAAGACGTGAACGCGGCGATCCAGGACGGCGAGATCTTCGCGATCATCGGCCCCTCGGGATCGGGCAAGTCCACCCTCCTCCGCCTGATCAACCTCCTCGACACCCCCTCGGGCGGGGAGATCCTCCTCGACGGCGCCGCCATCCACGCGGACCGGGGGAGCGCCCTCGGGTTCAGGCGGCGGATGGCGATGGTCTTCCAGAAACCGGCGGCCTTCAATGAGACTGTCTATGACAACATCGCGATCGGCCTGCGGATCAGGCATGTCCCCGAGGCCGGGATCAGGGAGAAGATCATGGCCGCCCTGGAGGTGATCGGGCTTTCCGGCTATGAGACGCGGAAGGCAAAGACCCTCTCGGGAGGGGAGATGCAGAGGGTCGCCATCGCCCGTGCGGTCGTCACCGACCCGGCCGTCCTCCTCCTCGACGAACCGACCGCAAACCTCGACCCGGTGGCGACCGAGGCGATCGAGGACCTGGTCGTGCGGATCAACAGGGAAATGAACCAGACGGTGGTCCTCTCGACGCACGACATGCTTCAGGGCCAGAGGCTTGCCCACAGGATCGGGGTGCTGATGGACGGTGTCTTCGCCCAGATCGGTACGCCGCGTGAGGTCTTTGCGATGCCGGAGAACAGGTATGTGGCGCGGTTTGTCGGGATCGAGAACATCATCGGGGGAGAGGTGCGGGAGAACAGCGACGGCGTCGCCGCCATTGCCGCCGGTGGGGTGACGATCGCAGCGGTCACCCCTCTCGGGCCGGGGACGAAGGTCTGCGCCTGCATCAAACCCGAGGACATCACCATCCACCTTGCCGACGGGACCGGCATCTCGGCGCGAAACGTCCTCTCCGGGAGGGTGACCGGGGTACGGGCCTACGGCCCCCTCAACCACCTCACGGTCGACTGCGGCATCCCTTTCACTGTTCTTGTCACCTGGAAGTCTGCCGAAGAACTCGGCATCAGGGAGGGGATGGCGGTGAAGATCTCCTTCAAGGCCAGTGCCGTCCACGTCGTCGAGGATTAG
- a CDS encoding ABC transporter permease: MGFIIDGIIEAVHLIVTLDPDVMEITALSLVVSLTATVAATLIAVPFGASVTFNEFPGKKVLIQLIQTLYSLPTVIVGLLLFLLLTRHGPLGFLGILFTPQAMILAQTILVLPIMTGLTITALSGVDATIRDTILSLGATRLQFLKHVVREARFAILGAVALGFGRAISEVGAAILIGGNIYGRTRVLTTAITLNTSQWNIGTSIALGIILLGIALIVNTVVTIYQQR, encoded by the coding sequence ATGGGCTTTATCATCGATGGCATTATTGAGGCGGTTCACCTCATCGTCACCCTTGACCCCGACGTCATGGAGATCACCGCCCTATCCCTCGTCGTCTCTCTGACTGCAACCGTTGCGGCGACGCTCATCGCCGTCCCCTTCGGGGCCTCGGTCACGTTCAACGAGTTCCCCGGCAAAAAAGTCCTGATTCAACTTATCCAGACTCTGTACTCCCTGCCGACCGTCATCGTCGGCCTGCTCCTCTTCCTCCTCCTCACCCGCCATGGCCCTCTCGGGTTTCTCGGCATTCTCTTCACGCCGCAGGCGATGATCCTTGCCCAGACTATCCTGGTCCTCCCCATCATGACCGGGCTCACGATCACCGCCCTCTCGGGCGTGGACGCGACGATCAGGGACACGATCCTCTCCCTCGGGGCGACGCGCCTCCAGTTCCTCAAGCACGTTGTCAGAGAGGCCCGGTTTGCGATCCTCGGGGCGGTCGCCCTCGGCTTCGGCCGGGCGATCTCCGAGGTGGGGGCGGCGATCCTCATCGGCGGGAACATCTACGGGCGGACCCGCGTCCTGACGACGGCGATCACCCTCAACACCTCGCAGTGGAATATCGGCACCTCGATCGCCCTCGGCATCATCCTCCTCGGCATCGCCCTCATCGTGAACACGGTGGTGACCATCTACCAGCAGCGGTGA
- a CDS encoding substrate-binding domain-containing protein has translation MLFAAVMIVAAFACGCTGTGDVTPTPTATPTAAETTAAPAETQTLLIATTTSLYDTGLLDALKADFEKKYNAKVDIISAGTGKALGYGENGDVDVMMVHDRAREDAFLAAGHGIDRRVFAYNYFVIVGPASDPAGVKNMTPEQAFTTIKEKGLADPATVKFVSRGDDSGTHSKEKAIWKAAGFNYSTDIQKSGEWYIEAGTGMGATLVMADEKQAYTLSDIGTYLASKDKIALVPLVSEGDVLLNVYSAMQINPEKHPGVNSTIAKDWINYLITPETQKTIETFGVDKYGEPLFYPAAGNWEKIGVNQSEVEDPVA, from the coding sequence ATGCTTTTTGCAGCAGTCATGATCGTTGCTGCATTTGCATGCGGCTGTACCGGCACCGGGGACGTGACCCCAACGCCGACAGCAACGCCGACCGCGGCGGAGACGACCGCGGCTCCTGCAGAGACGCAGACTCTCCTCATCGCCACGACGACAAGTCTCTATGACACCGGCCTCCTCGACGCCCTGAAGGCAGACTTCGAGAAGAAGTACAATGCGAAGGTCGACATCATCTCGGCCGGCACCGGCAAGGCCCTCGGCTACGGGGAGAACGGCGACGTGGACGTCATGATGGTCCATGACCGCGCTCGCGAGGACGCGTTCCTTGCGGCAGGCCACGGCATCGACCGCCGCGTCTTCGCCTACAACTACTTCGTTATCGTCGGCCCTGCTTCGGATCCGGCAGGCGTGAAGAACATGACCCCTGAGCAGGCCTTCACCACGATCAAGGAGAAGGGCCTTGCCGACCCGGCGACGGTGAAGTTCGTCTCCCGCGGTGACGACTCCGGCACGCACTCCAAGGAGAAGGCGATCTGGAAGGCCGCAGGCTTCAACTACTCGACCGACATCCAGAAGTCCGGCGAGTGGTACATCGAGGCCGGCACCGGCATGGGTGCGACCCTGGTGATGGCCGACGAGAAGCAGGCCTACACGCTCTCCGACATCGGCACCTACCTTGCGAGCAAGGACAAGATCGCCCTCGTGCCCCTTGTCTCAGAGGGCGATGTCCTCCTCAACGTTTACTCGGCGATGCAGATCAACCCGGAGAAGCACCCCGGCGTGAACTCCACCATTGCAAAGGACTGGATCAACTACCTGATCACGCCCGAGACGCAGAAGACGATCGAGACCTTCGGCGTTGACAAGTACGGTGAACCCCTCTTCTACCCGGCCGCAGGCAACTGGGAGAAGATCGGCGTGAACCAGTCTGAAGTGGAAGACCCGGTGGCATAA
- the nifB gene encoding nitrogenase cofactor biosynthesis protein NifB — protein MADEAYRKAKVGDQEVPYDPEQLRKIQEHPCYSDTACHTFGRCHLPVAPRCNIQCNYCVRDFDCVNESRPGVTSRVVKPGEAVDLVTKVMEEFPYVKVIGIAGPGEPLANEETFETLRLIHEAFPHLIMCISTNGLLLPEKIDELAKYDVGNVTVTLNAVDPAIGEKIYSFVDYHGTRYTGREAAEVLLKNQLEGIRMAVERKMFVKVNTVYIPGVNDEHIVEIAKKVGEMGAFSFNLIPLIPQYKFAGITPPTPAEKKAMQDSCAPYIKQMRHCARCRSDAIGRLGKDVQSRIYSGCSCEQNE, from the coding sequence ATGGCCGACGAAGCATACCGGAAAGCAAAGGTCGGGGATCAGGAGGTGCCCTACGACCCCGAGCAGTTGCGGAAGATCCAGGAGCACCCCTGCTACTCGGACACCGCCTGCCACACCTTCGGGCGCTGCCACCTGCCGGTCGCACCGCGGTGCAATATCCAGTGCAACTACTGCGTGCGTGACTTCGACTGCGTGAACGAGAGCAGGCCCGGCGTGACCTCCCGCGTGGTGAAGCCCGGGGAGGCAGTGGACCTGGTCACAAAGGTGATGGAGGAGTTCCCTTACGTGAAGGTGATCGGGATCGCGGGGCCGGGCGAACCCCTCGCGAACGAGGAGACCTTCGAGACTCTCCGCCTTATCCACGAGGCCTTCCCCCACCTGATCATGTGCATCTCCACAAACGGCCTCCTCCTCCCCGAGAAGATCGACGAACTTGCAAAGTATGATGTCGGCAACGTGACCGTCACCCTCAATGCCGTCGACCCCGCGATCGGCGAGAAGATCTACTCCTTCGTCGACTACCATGGCACGCGCTACACCGGCCGCGAGGCGGCCGAGGTCCTCCTGAAAAACCAGCTCGAAGGGATCAGGATGGCCGTCGAGAGAAAGATGTTCGTGAAGGTGAACACAGTCTATATCCCGGGCGTCAACGACGAGCACATCGTCGAGATCGCAAAGAAGGTCGGGGAGATGGGCGCGTTCTCCTTCAACCTGATCCCCCTGATCCCGCAGTACAAGTTCGCCGGGATCACCCCACCGACGCCGGCGGAGAAGAAGGCGATGCAGGACTCCTGCGCCCCCTATATCAAACAGATGCGCCACTGCGCCCGCTGCCGCTCCGACGCGATCGGGAGGCTCGGCAAGGACGTGCAGTCCCGGATCTACTCGGGCTGTTCATGCGAACAGAATGAATAA
- a CDS encoding DNA-3-methyladenine glycosylase family protein, whose translation MTDICRITLGRDEPFDLDATLGCGQAFRWEKTGDGWWHGIAGGRAVRIRQDGSLLSFTGADESFVRRHLALDLDLPGILASVDRDPVVHAAIDRCLGLRLLRQEPFETLISYICATNANIPVIRKRVRLLAEGYGRPLPGGGHAFPTAEELASSTECSLREGCVMGYRAPYVCRTAAICVDDPGWAERTAELPYEEAREELLRFPGVGPKAADCILLFAFQKYEAFPVDVWIRRIMRRSYLPHLREEGAMTAKEYREIRDFAWGHFGRYAGWAQEYLYCVRDGA comes from the coding sequence ATGACGGATATCTGCAGGATCACTCTCGGCAGGGACGAGCCCTTTGACCTCGACGCCACCCTGGGCTGCGGTCAGGCTTTCAGGTGGGAAAAGACCGGGGACGGGTGGTGGCACGGCATCGCGGGCGGCCGGGCGGTCCGGATCAGGCAGGACGGATCTCTGCTCTCATTCACCGGGGCCGACGAGAGTTTTGTCAGGCGGCACCTTGCCCTCGACCTCGACCTCCCGGGCATTCTCGCCTCGGTCGACCGCGACCCCGTGGTCCACGCGGCCATCGACCGCTGCCTGGGCCTGCGCCTCCTCCGGCAGGAGCCCTTCGAGACCCTGATCTCGTACATCTGCGCCACGAACGCGAACATCCCGGTGATCAGGAAAAGGGTGCGGCTGCTTGCCGAGGGCTACGGTCGGCCCCTCCCCGGCGGCGGCCATGCCTTCCCGACGGCCGAGGAACTGGCGTCATCGACCGAGTGCTCGTTGCGGGAGGGGTGCGTGATGGGCTACCGGGCGCCGTACGTCTGCCGGACCGCGGCGATCTGCGTTGATGATCCGGGTTGGGCGGAGAGGACCGCAGAACTCCCATACGAGGAGGCGAGGGAGGAACTCCTGCGTTTCCCGGGTGTCGGCCCGAAGGCCGCGGACTGCATCCTCCTCTTCGCCTTCCAGAAGTACGAGGCCTTCCCTGTGGACGTGTGGATACGCCGGATCATGCGCCGCTCGTACCTCCCGCACCTCAGGGAGGAGGGGGCGATGACCGCAAAGGAGTACAGGGAGATCAGGGACTTTGCATGGGGGCACTTCGGCAGGTACGCCGGGTGGGCGCAGGAGTATCTCTACTGCGTGCGGGACGGGGCCTGA
- a CDS encoding metallophosphoesterase — MASYARPLAAVLFALLLLLAGGLACGAAGAGDLTVTPLTVTGVPGTIVLLSDLHVSEGNRDLIERTVRETNALHPSLVLIAGDFVAGYGRDGVPDLSPLAGIRAPVYAVPGNHDYGISSRGRGEMLKEANLSVEGYDLSPLADGTADTALADAVCARLEEAGVVVLRNEYATEEIENSTVLVVGLDDGLAGRARFPDELPDADYRIVLIHEPECRAAWDVDLVLCGHTHGGQVDLPVLGKPAAWFGYDPSAGLIEEGKRTVYVSRGIGTTPLLGMDIRLNCPPEITVVRGQAPSRTQ, encoded by the coding sequence ATGGCGTCATATGCCCGCCCTCTCGCAGCAGTCCTCTTCGCTCTTCTCCTTCTCCTTGCCGGAGGCCTTGCCTGCGGTGCCGCCGGGGCCGGGGACCTGACTGTCACTCCCCTCACGGTGACAGGGGTGCCCGGCACGATTGTCCTCCTCTCAGACCTCCATGTCTCTGAGGGCAACCGCGACCTGATCGAGAGGACTGTCCGGGAGACGAACGCTCTGCACCCCTCCCTCGTGCTCATCGCCGGAGACTTTGTTGCGGGGTACGGGAGGGACGGGGTGCCTGACCTCTCCCCCCTCGCCGGGATCAGAGCGCCGGTGTACGCCGTGCCCGGCAACCACGACTACGGTATCTCCAGCCGCGGTCGGGGAGAGATGTTGAAAGAGGCGAACCTCAGCGTCGAAGGCTACGACCTCTCCCCTCTTGCCGACGGCACGGCCGACACCGCCCTTGCCGACGCGGTTTGTGCCCGTCTTGAGGAGGCCGGCGTTGTGGTGCTCAGGAACGAATACGCGACAGAGGAGATTGAGAACAGCACCGTGCTCGTCGTCGGCCTCGACGATGGCCTGGCGGGAAGGGCCCGGTTCCCCGATGAACTGCCCGACGCCGACTACCGCATCGTCCTCATCCACGAACCCGAATGCCGGGCCGCCTGGGACGTCGACCTCGTCCTCTGCGGCCACACCCATGGTGGCCAGGTCGACCTCCCCGTCCTCGGAAAACCTGCGGCATGGTTCGGCTACGACCCCTCTGCCGGCCTGATCGAGGAGGGAAAAAGGACCGTCTATGTCAGCCGAGGCATCGGCACCACGCCCCTTCTCGGCATGGACATCCGCCTCAACTGCCCGCCCGAGATCACGGTGGTCCGGGGTCAGGCCCCGTCCCGCACGCAGTAG
- a CDS encoding adenosylhomocysteinase, which produces MKTGQQKMDWARQYMPVLGSIRKEFEETKPLAGVTIGMALHVEAKTAVLVETLAAGGAEVYITGCNPLSTQDDVAAALGEVPGVHCYAKRACSNEEYYAAINKVLDAHPVITIDDGMDLIFELHTRRQELLKNVIGGCEETTTGIHRLRSMAAEGALKFPVVAVNDTPMKRHFDNVHGTGESSLSAIMATTNCLLAGKFLVVAGYGFCGGGVARKARGLGARVIVTEVDPRRALEAHMDGFTVMPMDEAAKIGEIFITTTGNTSILTERHFGSMRDGVILSNAGHFNVEIDVKWLEEHADRIERRDGIDTYVFGEKKIHVLAEGRLVNLATPKGMGHPIEVMDLSFALQALSARYMAEHGKDLSPGVYDVPNVIDEEVAERKLASLGIAIDVLTDEQKHYMSAWNIGT; this is translated from the coding sequence ATGAAGACCGGTCAGCAGAAGATGGACTGGGCACGGCAGTACATGCCGGTGCTCGGCAGCATCAGAAAGGAATTCGAGGAGACGAAGCCCCTCGCGGGCGTGACCATCGGGATGGCCCTCCATGTGGAGGCAAAGACCGCCGTCCTTGTCGAGACCCTGGCGGCAGGCGGGGCCGAGGTGTACATCACCGGCTGCAACCCCCTCTCCACCCAGGACGACGTGGCCGCGGCCCTCGGCGAGGTGCCGGGCGTGCACTGCTATGCGAAGCGGGCGTGCTCGAATGAAGAGTACTACGCGGCGATCAACAAGGTCCTCGACGCGCACCCCGTGATCACCATCGACGACGGCATGGATCTGATCTTCGAGCTCCACACCCGCAGGCAGGAACTTCTCAAGAACGTGATCGGCGGCTGCGAAGAGACGACGACCGGCATCCACCGTCTCCGCTCGATGGCGGCCGAAGGCGCGCTGAAGTTCCCGGTGGTCGCGGTGAACGACACCCCGATGAAACGCCACTTCGACAATGTCCACGGCACCGGCGAGAGTTCGCTCTCCGCGATCATGGCGACCACAAACTGCCTCCTTGCCGGCAAGTTCCTGGTCGTCGCAGGCTATGGTTTCTGCGGCGGCGGCGTGGCGCGGAAGGCCCGCGGCCTCGGCGCACGCGTCATCGTCACCGAGGTGGACCCGCGCCGCGCCCTTGAGGCGCACATGGACGGCTTCACCGTGATGCCGATGGACGAGGCGGCGAAGATCGGCGAGATCTTCATTACGACGACGGGGAACACCTCGATCCTCACCGAGCGCCACTTTGGCTCGATGCGTGACGGCGTGATTCTCTCCAATGCCGGCCACTTCAATGTCGAGATCGATGTGAAGTGGCTCGAAGAGCACGCGGACAGGATCGAGCGCCGCGACGGCATCGACACCTATGTCTTCGGCGAGAAGAAGATCCATGTCCTTGCCGAGGGCCGCCTGGTGAACCTGGCGACGCCGAAGGGCATGGGCCACCCGATCGAGGTCATGGACCTCTCCTTCGCCCTTCAGGCCCTCTCTGCCCGGTACATGGCCGAGCACGGGAAGGACCTCTCTCCGGGCGTCTACGACGTCCCGAACGTCATCGACGAGGAGGTCGCGGAGAGGAAGCTCGCCTCCCTGGGGATCGCGATCGATGTCCTCACCGACGAGCAGAAACACTACATGTCCGCCTGGAATATCGGGACATAA
- the hisF gene encoding imidazole glycerol phosphate synthase subunit HisF, with product MALTKRIIPCLDIKNGRVVKGTHFEGLRDAGDPVELAARYNEQGADEVVFLDITASKEGRGTIIPVIERAADELFLPLTVGGGIRTLDDITRILRAGADKVSINTSAVDDPTLITRAAERFGTQCVVVAIDVRANPAMKDGATPISLPDGRTVWYEVVTMGGSHPTGIDAVRWAKEVEERGAGEILLTSMETDGTKNGFDIPVTRAVSESVGIPVIASGGVGTLEHFREGFALGKADACLAASVFHYGEMTVSQVKEYLAGQGIQVRL from the coding sequence ATGGCACTCACCAAACGGATCATCCCCTGCCTGGACATCAAGAACGGCAGGGTGGTGAAGGGGACGCACTTCGAGGGACTCCGCGACGCGGGCGACCCGGTCGAACTTGCGGCGCGCTACAACGAGCAGGGAGCGGACGAGGTGGTCTTCCTGGACATCACGGCCTCGAAGGAAGGGAGGGGCACGATAATCCCGGTCATCGAGCGCGCCGCCGACGAACTCTTCCTCCCCCTCACCGTCGGGGGCGGGATCAGGACACTCGACGACATCACCCGGATCCTCAGGGCCGGCGCGGACAAGGTCTCCATCAACACGAGCGCAGTGGACGACCCCACCCTGATCACCAGGGCCGCGGAGCGCTTCGGCACCCAGTGCGTCGTCGTCGCCATCGACGTGCGGGCCAACCCGGCGATGAAAGACGGCGCCACTCCCATCTCCCTCCCGGACGGCCGGACCGTCTGGTACGAGGTGGTGACGATGGGCGGGTCGCACCCGACAGGCATTGACGCGGTCAGGTGGGCAAAAGAGGTCGAGGAAAGGGGCGCCGGCGAGATCCTGCTCACGAGCATGGAGACAGACGGCACGAAAAACGGGTTCGATATCCCGGTCACCCGCGCCGTCTCCGAGAGCGTGGGCATTCCGGTCATCGCCAGCGGCGGCGTCGGGACGCTGGAGCACTTCCGGGAGGGCTTCGCCCTCGGAAAAGCGGACGCCTGCCTCGCGGCAAGCGTCTTCCACTACGGGGAGATGACCGTCAGCCAGGTCAAGGAGTACCTGGCCGGGCAGGGTATCCAGGTACGGCTCTGA
- the pheT gene encoding phenylalanine--tRNA ligase subunit beta, with protein sequence MAIISLNYAYLERLTGTDRKTILERLPMIGSDIERTFDDHVDVEFFPDRVDLYSTEGVARAMRGFLGIEEGLPEYPVTPSGISFTVDPALRQIRPYLGSAVIRNVRLDEAGIESLMGLQESLHWAIGRGRRKVAIGVHDLDKVRPPFRYLASPRDRRFVPLDFEDELSMEEILEQHPKGRDYAHLVDAFDRFPLIVDADDNVLSFPPIINGELTKVTTETRNILLDCTGTDPKSVRMAAHIICTALAEAGATIESVDIDGTPYPDLSPVERIVSVDTCRRLIGIDIDAEEMAALLRKMRFGAEPLPDGKLRVFVPPYRADIMHDWDIFEDVAVAYGFDNIDAALPQTFTTGKEHPIAVVERQVRSILTGLGYLEVMPFTLTSERVLYGQMRRETSPDLLRVSKPISEDQSVVRTEILPLLMEILEINCHRELPQRLFATGDIIRGVKTMQSVAAVSIHPGADFSEAYAMMDAFCRECGLSPEFVESADPAFLDGRRGDVLVDGKKVGVFGEVHPEVLVAFSLEHPVVALELDLRAVPGYPARPGTP encoded by the coding sequence ATGGCAATCATATCCCTCAACTACGCATATCTCGAGCGCCTCACCGGCACCGACAGGAAGACGATCCTGGAGCGCCTGCCGATGATCGGTTCCGACATCGAGCGGACCTTCGACGACCACGTGGACGTGGAGTTCTTCCCCGACCGTGTGGACCTGTACTCGACCGAAGGCGTGGCGCGGGCGATGCGCGGATTCCTCGGGATCGAGGAAGGCCTCCCGGAGTACCCGGTCACCCCCTCGGGCATCTCCTTCACCGTCGACCCGGCCCTCCGTCAGATCCGCCCCTATCTCGGCTCCGCCGTGATCAGGAACGTCCGTCTGGACGAGGCCGGGATCGAGAGCCTGATGGGCCTGCAGGAGTCCCTCCACTGGGCCATCGGCCGGGGCAGGCGGAAGGTGGCGATCGGCGTCCACGACCTCGATAAAGTGAGGCCGCCCTTCAGGTATCTCGCCTCGCCCCGCGACCGCCGCTTCGTCCCCCTCGATTTCGAGGACGAACTCTCGATGGAGGAGATCCTGGAGCAGCACCCGAAGGGGAGGGACTATGCCCACCTGGTCGACGCCTTCGACCGCTTCCCCCTGATCGTCGATGCCGACGATAATGTCCTCTCCTTCCCGCCGATCATCAACGGGGAACTGACCAAGGTCACGACAGAGACGAGGAACATCCTCCTCGACTGCACAGGCACGGACCCGAAGTCCGTCCGCATGGCGGCGCACATCATCTGCACCGCCCTCGCCGAGGCCGGGGCGACGATCGAGAGCGTCGATATCGACGGCACGCCGTACCCCGACCTCTCCCCTGTCGAGCGTATCGTGAGCGTCGACACCTGCCGCCGCCTCATCGGGATCGATATCGATGCCGAGGAGATGGCCGCCCTCCTCCGGAAGATGCGCTTCGGCGCCGAACCCCTGCCAGACGGGAAACTGCGGGTGTTCGTGCCCCCGTACCGGGCCGACATCATGCACGACTGGGACATCTTCGAGGACGTGGCCGTCGCCTACGGCTTCGACAACATCGACGCCGCGCTCCCGCAGACCTTCACGACAGGCAAGGAACACCCGATCGCGGTCGTCGAGAGGCAGGTCAGGTCCATCCTCACAGGCCTCGGCTACCTGGAGGTCATGCCCTTCACCCTCACCTCGGAGAGGGTGCTCTACGGACAGATGCGGCGCGAGACCTCGCCCGACCTTCTCAGGGTCTCCAAACCGATCTCAGAGGACCAGAGCGTGGTCAGGACCGAGATCCTCCCCCTGCTCATGGAGATCCTGGAGATCAACTGCCACCGCGAACTCCCGCAGCGCCTCTTTGCGACCGGCGACATCATCCGCGGCGTGAAGACGATGCAGAGCGTCGCCGCAGTCTCCATCCACCCGGGTGCGGACTTCTCCGAGGCCTATGCGATGATGGACGCCTTCTGCCGCGAGTGCGGCCTCTCCCCGGAGTTCGTCGAGTCCGCGGACCCTGCCTTCCTCGATGGCAGGCGCGGCGACGTTCTGGTGGACGGGAAAAAAGTGGGGGTCTTCGGCGAGGTCCACCCCGAGGTTCTCGTCGCCTTCTCCCTGGAGCACCCGGTGGTGGCCCTCGAACTCGACCTCAGAGCCGTACCTGGATACCCTGCCCGGCCAGGTACTCCTTGA